From the genome of Candidatus Methylopumilus turicensis, one region includes:
- a CDS encoding 23S rRNA (adenine(2030)-N(6))-methyltransferase RlmJ, producing the protein MLSYRHAFHAGNHADVLKHFVLMQVIAHTAQKDKPFWYIDTHAGAGKYSLDAGYATQNAEYESGIAKLWNENDLPQALLNYVGYIKSLNQPSSPKTAKLNMYPGSPLCAQALLRADDRMRLFELHPSDFDILRENFKGHQRTVKIDMSNGFGGIKAILPPPPRRAVVLIDPPYEEKQDYQRVVEMIKDSLQRFATGTYIVWYPLLQRPEPHQMVEKLKQLDLKSWLNVSLTVQEPAIEGFGMYGSGLFIVNPPWTLPNTLSEAMPYLTEKLAVDDSASFEIDSHIS; encoded by the coding sequence ATGCTCAGTTACCGTCACGCTTTCCATGCAGGCAATCACGCCGATGTACTAAAACACTTTGTGCTCATGCAAGTGATCGCCCATACAGCACAAAAAGACAAACCCTTTTGGTATATCGACACTCATGCAGGGGCTGGGAAGTACTCATTAGACGCAGGCTACGCCACGCAAAATGCAGAGTATGAATCTGGCATTGCCAAGCTTTGGAATGAAAACGATTTACCTCAAGCGTTATTAAATTACGTGGGCTACATTAAAAGTTTAAATCAGCCCAGCAGCCCTAAAACAGCCAAACTCAACATGTACCCAGGCTCTCCACTATGCGCCCAAGCGTTATTAAGAGCCGATGATCGCATGCGCTTATTTGAACTACATCCAAGCGACTTTGATATCTTACGAGAAAACTTTAAAGGCCATCAACGCACGGTTAAAATTGACATGAGCAATGGCTTCGGAGGCATTAAAGCCATATTGCCACCACCACCGCGCCGCGCGGTGGTATTGATAGACCCGCCTTATGAAGAAAAACAAGATTATCAACGCGTGGTTGAAATGATCAAAGACAGCCTACAACGCTTCGCAACCGGCACTTATATTGTGTGGTATCCGTTATTACAACGTCCAGAACCGCATCAAATGGTGGAAAAACTAAAGCAGCTCGATTTGAAAAGTTGGCTGAATGTAAGTTTAACGGTTCAGGAGCCTGCTATTGAAGGCTTCGGCATGTATGGCAGTGGCTTGTTTATTGTGAACCCGCCCTGGACGCTACCGAATACTTTAAGTGAGGCCATGCCGTATTTAACCGAAAAGCTTGCTGTCGATGACAGTGCAAGCTTTGAAATCGACAGCCATATTAGCTAA
- a CDS encoding DUF2069 domain-containing protein gives MISRSTQTIQKLRLGASISLIALIILSLAWESILAPIKPQGSQLILKAVPLLLPLFGILNGRRYTYQWASMFILIYFTEGTVRAWADQGLSAKLALVEVLLTSIFFVCTIYYAKLTRQAAN, from the coding sequence ATGATCTCTCGCTCAACACAGACAATTCAAAAGTTAAGACTTGGCGCGTCAATCAGCTTAATCGCACTGATTATTTTGAGTTTAGCTTGGGAAAGCATTTTAGCGCCGATCAAACCTCAAGGCTCACAGTTGATTCTCAAAGCTGTCCCACTCCTGTTGCCACTTTTCGGCATTCTCAATGGACGGCGATATACGTATCAATGGGCAAGCATGTTCATCTTGATATACTTCACCGAAGGAACCGTGAGAGCTTGGGCTGACCAAGGTCTTTCAGCCAAATTAGCACTTGTAGAGGTTTTACTGACTTCTATTTTTTTCGTCTGTACTATTTACTATGCAAAATTAACAAGACAGGCAGCAAACTAG
- the uvrC gene encoding excinuclease ABC subunit UvrC, whose protein sequence is MTEPFNPKPILKNLPNLPGVYRMKNASDEVIYVGKAKDLKKRVSSYFNKNLPSPRTRMMVAQIVDIETTVTHTEAEALLLENNLIKSFMPRYNVLFRDDKTYPYISLTGDEYPRLAFHRGTQRKGNTYFGPFPNSIAVRESIQLLQKVFMLRTCENTVFANRTRPCLQFQIERCTAPCVGFISEEDYRRDVSHATMFLQGKEQQVMDELGEKMMKAAETEAYELAAVYRDRMQSLRQVQAKQFVSDFAVNDADVIACVSHEGQHCVNLVMIRGGRHLGDKSFFPKNADGGELEDTMRAFLEQYYVSQKVPPLMIVGVPIETEALEEVFTEQAGRKVRINTNPVGDKRVWMKMAETNAELALQQRSAQHSNQQARLLALREALDLGDSVERIECFDISHTMGEATVASCVVFDKGAMQNSEYRRYNITGITPGDDYAAMRDALTRRYKKVAAGEGKRPDLVFIDGGKGQLGVAVEVMQEVGLADILLVGIAKGEERRPGLEQMFFPDRDSPVGLKKDHIGLHLLQQIRDEAHRFAITGHRARRAKARMHSSLEDIDGIGAKRRKALLVRFGGLDGVKNASVDELSQVEGISQMLAEKIYQELH, encoded by the coding sequence ATGACCGAGCCATTTAATCCCAAACCCATATTAAAAAACTTACCCAATTTGCCTGGTGTTTATCGCATGAAAAACGCGAGCGACGAGGTGATTTACGTTGGCAAGGCCAAAGACTTAAAAAAGCGCGTTTCTTCGTACTTTAATAAAAACCTGCCCAGCCCCCGCACGCGCATGATGGTGGCGCAAATCGTGGATATTGAAACGACGGTGACGCACACTGAGGCTGAAGCCCTACTGCTCGAGAATAATCTCATTAAAAGCTTTATGCCGCGTTACAACGTGTTGTTTCGCGATGATAAAACCTATCCTTATATCAGTTTAACTGGCGATGAGTATCCAAGGTTGGCGTTCCATCGCGGCACACAGCGTAAGGGTAATACCTATTTTGGGCCTTTCCCGAATTCGATTGCTGTGCGTGAAAGTATTCAACTGTTACAAAAAGTGTTTATGTTACGCACTTGTGAAAATACGGTTTTTGCTAATCGCACCCGGCCTTGTTTGCAATTTCAAATTGAGCGATGCACCGCGCCTTGTGTAGGCTTCATTTCGGAAGAAGATTATCGCCGCGATGTCAGTCACGCCACCATGTTTTTGCAGGGTAAAGAGCAGCAAGTCATGGATGAGCTTGGCGAAAAAATGATGAAAGCAGCCGAAACTGAAGCATATGAGTTAGCGGCAGTTTATCGCGATCGCATGCAAAGCTTGCGCCAAGTTCAGGCCAAGCAGTTTGTGAGTGATTTTGCAGTAAATGATGCGGACGTGATTGCTTGCGTGTCACACGAAGGTCAGCACTGCGTGAATTTGGTCATGATCCGTGGTGGCCGTCACCTAGGTGACAAAAGTTTTTTTCCGAAAAATGCAGATGGTGGTGAGCTGGAGGACACGATGCGTGCATTTTTAGAGCAATATTATGTGTCTCAAAAAGTGCCGCCGCTGATGATTGTGGGTGTGCCCATCGAAACCGAGGCTTTGGAAGAGGTTTTTACTGAGCAAGCAGGTCGTAAAGTGCGCATTAATACCAATCCTGTGGGTGATAAGCGGGTATGGATGAAAATGGCGGAAACCAATGCTGAGTTAGCGCTACAGCAACGCTCAGCGCAGCATTCGAATCAGCAAGCTAGATTGTTGGCTTTGCGCGAGGCTTTGGATTTGGGTGATAGCGTTGAGCGAATTGAGTGTTTCGATATTAGTCATACCATGGGAGAGGCAACGGTTGCGTCGTGTGTAGTGTTTGATAAAGGCGCGATGCAAAATTCAGAGTATCGTCGCTATAACATCACAGGCATTACACCTGGCGATGACTACGCGGCCATGCGAGATGCTTTAACTCGCCGTTACAAAAAAGTGGCAGCCGGCGAAGGTAAACGTCCAGATTTAGTGTTTATTGACGGCGGAAAAGGCCAGCTTGGCGTTGCGGTTGAGGTTATGCAAGAAGTCGGATTAGCTGATATCCTCTTGGTTGGCATCGCCAAAGGCGAAGAGCGCAGGCCTGGTTTGGAGCAAATGTTTTTCCCAGACAGGGACTCGCCAGTTGGGTTGAAGAAAGACCATATTGGGTTACATTTATTACAGCAAATTCGTGATGAAGCCCATCGATTCGCAATTACAGGGCACAGAGCAAGGCGAGCTAAAGCCCGCATGCATTCATCATTGGAAGATATCGATGGCATAGGCGCCAAACGCCGCAAGGCCTTGTTGGTCCGTTTTGGTGGTTTGGATGGTGTGAAAAATGCCAGTGTGGATGAACTCTCGCAAGTAGAAGGCATAAGCCAAATGTTGGCAGAAAAAATATATCAGGAGCTGCATTAA
- the wrbA gene encoding NAD(P)H:quinone oxidoreductase translates to MTEILVLYYSQGGAVRDMAQSIARGIEGVDGAKARIRTVPKVSANFEATEPDVPTSGAPYVELQDLEDCKGLALGSPTRFGNMAAPMKYFLDSTTSLWLKGALIGKPAAVFTSSGSMHGGNETTLITMMLPLMHHGMMLLGLPYSEPSLGNTTSGGTPYGASHVGGAMDDQPLSDDEKKLCLALGKRLAETALKLSA, encoded by the coding sequence ATGACTGAAATACTGGTTCTCTATTACTCACAAGGCGGCGCGGTGCGTGACATGGCACAAAGCATTGCCCGTGGCATTGAGGGTGTAGATGGCGCAAAAGCCCGTATTCGCACCGTGCCAAAAGTGTCAGCCAACTTTGAAGCAACAGAACCCGATGTGCCAACAAGCGGCGCGCCATATGTTGAATTGCAAGACTTAGAGGATTGCAAAGGGTTAGCCCTTGGAAGCCCTACCCGCTTTGGCAACATGGCAGCGCCAATGAAGTATTTTTTAGACAGCACAACCAGTCTATGGCTTAAAGGCGCCCTCATCGGCAAACCAGCGGCGGTGTTTACTTCCTCAGGCTCTATGCACGGCGGTAATGAAACCACTTTAATCACCATGATGCTGCCTCTCATGCATCACGGCATGATGCTATTAGGTTTGCCTTATTCAGAGCCGTCCTTAGGCAATACAACTTCAGGCGGCACGCCTTATGGCGCCAGCCATGTGGGCGGTGCCATGGATGATCAGCCGCTGAGCGATGACGAAAAGAAACTTTGCCTTGCGCTAGGCAAGCGCCTCGCCGAAACCGCATTGAAACTTTCAGCATGA
- a CDS encoding tautomerase family protein, which yields MPYINIKHAGALSREQKAEIAKEVTETMQRVANKPASYTYITFDEVAYEDWAIAGKLLDE from the coding sequence ATGCCTTACATTAATATTAAACATGCTGGCGCACTCAGTCGTGAGCAAAAAGCTGAGATTGCCAAAGAGGTGACTGAGACCATGCAACGCGTGGCCAATAAGCCCGCGAGCTATACCTACATTACTTTTGATGAAGTGGCTTATGAAGACTGGGCGATTGCAGGTAAGCTTTTAGATGAATAG
- a CDS encoding PA4780 family RIO1-like protein kinase, which produces MKIPERLKPLVEDGLVDDVTRQLMSGKEATVYVVRCGDDVRCAKVYKEANQRSFRQSVDYTEGRKTKNSRQARAMEKGSKYGRKLQEQAWQSHEVDALYRLAAAGVRVPKPHNFYEGVLLMELVVDEEGNAAPRLNDIAFTPEDALKYHEVLLREVVRMLCAGIIHGDLSEFNILLASDGPVIIDLPQAVDAAGNNHAEEMLERDVNNLRDYFGRFSPELLTTQYAKEIWDLFSHGNLTVETPLTGRFRENTKAVDLKTVMRVIDDVRIEEEAKRLRLAELGIK; this is translated from the coding sequence ATGAAAATACCCGAAAGGCTCAAGCCGCTTGTTGAGGATGGCTTGGTCGATGATGTCACTCGTCAGTTGATGAGCGGAAAAGAAGCCACAGTTTATGTTGTGCGTTGCGGCGATGATGTTCGCTGTGCCAAAGTTTACAAAGAAGCGAATCAACGAAGTTTTAGGCAAAGTGTGGATTACACCGAGGGACGTAAAACTAAGAATAGTCGTCAAGCGCGTGCGATGGAAAAGGGTTCTAAATACGGCCGTAAGTTGCAAGAGCAGGCTTGGCAAAGCCATGAAGTGGATGCGCTTTATCGACTTGCGGCAGCAGGGGTTCGTGTACCTAAGCCGCATAATTTCTATGAGGGTGTGCTGCTCATGGAACTGGTCGTGGATGAAGAGGGTAACGCTGCGCCCAGGCTCAATGATATTGCTTTTACGCCAGAAGATGCGCTTAAATATCACGAAGTCTTGTTGCGTGAGGTTGTACGTATGCTGTGTGCAGGGATTATCCACGGTGACTTGTCTGAGTTTAATATCTTGCTGGCAAGTGATGGCCCTGTGATTATTGATTTGCCGCAAGCGGTCGATGCTGCAGGCAATAATCATGCCGAGGAGATGCTAGAACGCGATGTGAATAATTTAAGAGATTATTTTGGTCGTTTTTCACCAGAATTGCTTACTACGCAATATGCCAAAGAGATTTGGGATTTGTTCTCGCATGGCAATTTGACTGTTGAAACGCCATTAACCGGACGATTCCGCGAAAATACAAAAGCCGTTGATTTGAAGACAGTGATGCGTGTGATTGATGATGTGCGTATAGAAGAAGAGGCTAAGCGTTTGCGCTTGGCTGAGTTAGGAATTAAGTAA
- the pgsA gene encoding CDP-diacylglycerol--glycerol-3-phosphate 3-phosphatidyltransferase translates to MFWNLPNSLTMARIILIPVFVGIFYAQPHYISQHAANVLATAVFGSAAITDWLDGYYARKLNQTSAFGAFLDPVADKLMVAAALIVLVEFNRVGALVAFIIIGREIAISALREWMAGIGERGSVAVAMVGKIKTVMQMVAILFLLYFDPILGISTKIIGQISIYVAVILTLVSMAYYLKAAWPQMNIHKS, encoded by the coding sequence ATGTTTTGGAATTTACCTAACAGCCTGACAATGGCGAGGATTATCCTTATCCCAGTTTTTGTGGGCATTTTTTATGCGCAACCACACTATATTTCTCAGCATGCAGCAAATGTGCTTGCGACGGCAGTGTTTGGCTCAGCTGCGATTACCGATTGGCTAGACGGTTACTATGCCCGCAAGCTTAACCAAACCTCTGCTTTTGGCGCATTTCTAGATCCTGTGGCTGATAAATTAATGGTGGCTGCAGCGTTGATAGTGCTTGTTGAATTTAATCGCGTTGGTGCGCTTGTGGCGTTTATTATTATTGGCCGTGAAATCGCCATTAGCGCATTACGTGAATGGATGGCAGGGATTGGTGAGCGGGGGAGTGTTGCTGTTGCGATGGTGGGGAAAATAAAGACGGTGATGCAAATGGTCGCAATTCTTTTTCTGCTCTATTTCGATCCAATTTTAGGCATCAGCACAAAAATTATTGGGCAAATTTCAATCTACGTGGCGGTAATTTTGACATTAGTGTCAATGGCTTACTATTTGAAGGCTGCTTGGCCTCAAATGAACATTCACAAAAGCTAA
- the surE gene encoding 5'/3'-nucleotidase SurE translates to MLILLSNDDGYFAPGLATLAEYVSKVADIVVFAPERNRSGASNSLTLDRPLTVRQASNGFYFVNGTPTDCVHLAVTGLIDKLPDMVISGINDGANMGDDTIYSGTVAAAMEGYLLGIPSFAVSMSQHNATHFETAGKVIVELIERYQENVFPPPVLMNVNVPDIPYSELKGKVVTRLGKRHKAEPVIKSLSPRGETLYWVGPAGAASDAGEGTDFYAVSNNQVSLTPLQADLTHFNQLDALKSWIK, encoded by the coding sequence ATGTTAATTCTTCTCTCTAATGACGATGGCTACTTCGCCCCAGGTCTTGCAACACTTGCTGAATATGTTTCAAAAGTAGCCGATATTGTGGTGTTTGCACCAGAACGCAATCGCAGTGGCGCCAGCAACTCCCTCACACTTGACAGACCATTGACCGTGCGACAAGCCAGTAATGGGTTTTACTTTGTAAACGGCACACCCACTGACTGCGTGCATTTGGCAGTGACTGGCTTAATCGATAAACTTCCCGATATGGTGATTTCAGGCATTAATGATGGTGCGAACATGGGTGACGACACCATCTATTCAGGCACGGTTGCCGCCGCCATGGAAGGCTATTTGTTGGGCATCCCATCCTTTGCGGTATCAATGTCACAACACAATGCGACGCATTTTGAAACGGCGGGAAAAGTGATTGTTGAACTTATCGAACGCTATCAAGAAAATGTGTTCCCTCCCCCTGTTTTAATGAACGTCAATGTACCTGACATCCCTTACTCAGAACTTAAAGGCAAGGTAGTCACCCGCCTTGGTAAACGCCATAAAGCAGAGCCCGTGATTAAATCCTTATCTCCTCGCGGTGAAACGCTCTATTGGGTTGGCCCCGCAGGCGCTGCTTCTGATGCGGGAGAAGGCACAGACTTTTATGCGGTGTCAAATAATCAGGTTTCACTGACACCTTTGCAAGCGGATTTGACTCACTTTAACCAATTAGACGCATTGAAAAGCTGGATAAAATAG
- the purB gene encoding adenylosuccinate lyase — MELTPLNALSPLDGRYQAKVDPLRAYFSEYALIKHRALVEVEWLKALAALPEIEEVKPFSKETIKELDDAIANFGETEASEVKAIEARTNHDVKALEYWLKEKFDGNAEIKKASEFIHFACTSEDINNLSHALMLKGARNTVMLPFLNSLITRMTELANQLADQPMLSRTHGQTASPTTMGKELANVVYRLQRQQKQLVANEILGKINGAVGNFNAHLSAYPELDWEKFAKQFVENLGLTYNPMTIQIEPHDYMAELYDNLARINTILIDINRDIWGYVSVGYFKQKLKPGEVGSSTMPHKVNPIDFENSEGNLGLANAILRHLAEKLPISRWQRDLTDSTVLRNMGVAFGYTLLGYDSCLRGLNKLEINPVKLAEDLDNSWEVLAEPIQTVMRRYGYENPYDTLKEYTRGKAISKESLQSLIAELKIPAEAKQYLMELTPATYIGKAIALVNHI, encoded by the coding sequence ATGGAACTCACGCCACTTAATGCGCTATCTCCTTTGGATGGTCGCTATCAAGCAAAAGTTGATCCACTCCGCGCTTACTTTAGTGAATATGCACTCATTAAACACCGCGCATTAGTAGAAGTGGAATGGCTTAAAGCCCTAGCAGCGCTTCCTGAGATTGAAGAAGTTAAGCCTTTTAGCAAAGAGACCATTAAAGAACTTGATGATGCGATTGCCAATTTTGGCGAGACGGAGGCCTCTGAAGTTAAAGCCATTGAAGCGCGCACCAATCACGATGTAAAGGCGCTTGAATATTGGCTTAAAGAAAAATTTGATGGCAATGCAGAAATCAAAAAAGCCAGTGAATTTATTCACTTTGCTTGCACCAGTGAAGATATCAACAACTTATCTCATGCCTTAATGCTGAAGGGTGCGCGTAACACAGTGATGTTGCCATTTCTGAACAGCCTAATTACTCGTATGACAGAGCTAGCAAATCAACTTGCTGACCAGCCCATGCTCTCACGTACACACGGCCAAACAGCCTCTCCAACCACCATGGGCAAAGAGTTGGCGAACGTAGTGTATCGTTTGCAACGTCAACAAAAACAATTAGTCGCCAATGAAATTTTAGGAAAAATCAATGGCGCAGTGGGCAACTTCAACGCGCATTTATCGGCTTACCCAGAGCTTGATTGGGAAAAGTTTGCGAAACAATTTGTAGAAAATTTGGGCTTAACATACAACCCAATGACCATCCAAATTGAGCCACACGATTACATGGCGGAGCTTTACGATAACTTAGCGCGCATTAATACGATTCTGATTGATATTAACCGTGATATTTGGGGTTACGTTTCTGTTGGCTATTTCAAACAAAAACTCAAACCAGGTGAAGTCGGTTCTTCAACCATGCCGCACAAAGTAAATCCAATTGACTTTGAAAACTCAGAAGGCAATTTAGGCTTAGCGAATGCTATTCTTCGCCATCTTGCTGAAAAATTGCCTATCTCTCGTTGGCAACGTGACCTCACCGACTCAACTGTACTTCGCAATATGGGCGTCGCTTTTGGTTATACGCTTTTGGGTTACGACTCATGCTTACGCGGCTTAAACAAACTTGAAATCAACCCTGTAAAATTGGCTGAAGATTTAGACAATAGCTGGGAAGTGCTTGCTGAGCCGATTCAAACTGTGATGCGTCGCTATGGCTACGAAAATCCATATGACACACTCAAAGAATACACCCGTGGCAAAGCGATCTCTAAAGAGTCATTACAGTCTTTAATTGCAGAACTCAAGATTCCCGCTGAGGCCAAGCAATACCTAATGGAATTAACCCCTGCCACCTATATCGGCAAAGCAATAGCATTAGTGAACCATATCTAA
- a CDS encoding bifunctional aconitate hydratase 2/2-methylisocitrate dehydratase gives MLSTYHTHISERAAVGLPPLPLNAEQVALLVELLKVTPANSSDASELVDLLENRIPAGVDQAAYVKAAFLADLAKGVAKSALVSPHHAVKLLGTMLGGYNVQALVALLDSSDAALAAEAGSILSHTILMFDAYHDVATKMKAGNAHAKKLIESWAAGEWFTARPKLADEIRVVVFKVAGETNTDDLSPAQEAWSRPDIPQHAKAMLVNKMPEALSVIEALKAKHGLPLAYVGDVVGTGSSRKSAINSLQWYMGDDIPNIPNKRTGGIVIGSKIAPIFFNTAEDSGAFPIQCDVSKLNTGDVIVIRPYQGTITKDTGSQDTGNAGDVLATFDMAPLTIADEVRAGGRIPLIIGRGLTTNARTTLGLPPSDLFIHPIAPKDTGKGYTLAQKMVGRACGLPEGVGVRPGTYCEPKATTVGSQDTTGGMTRDELKELACLGFSADLVMQSFCHTAAYPKPVDIKLQHSLPEFMSSRGGVSLRPGDGVIHSWLNRMVLPDTVGTGGDSHTRFPIGISFPAGSGLVAFAAAMGVMPLDMPESVLVRFKGEMQPGITLRDLVNAIPYVAIQAGELTTDKKGKKNVFNGRVLEIEGLPDLKVEQAFEFADASAERSANGCTVRLNKEPVIEFLKSNIVRRHQDEGR, from the coding sequence ATGTTATCCACCTACCACACCCATATATCAGAACGCGCAGCAGTTGGCTTGCCGCCATTGCCTTTGAATGCAGAGCAAGTAGCTTTGCTTGTTGAATTACTGAAGGTCACGCCTGCCAACTCATCCGATGCGTCTGAGCTTGTTGATTTACTCGAGAACCGTATTCCTGCTGGGGTGGATCAAGCAGCGTATGTGAAGGCGGCATTCTTAGCGGATTTAGCAAAGGGCGTGGCCAAATCTGCTTTGGTATCACCCCATCATGCCGTAAAGTTACTCGGCACCATGTTGGGCGGTTATAACGTTCAAGCTTTGGTTGCTTTGCTCGATAGCAGTGATGCTGCGCTCGCTGCTGAAGCGGGTTCTATTCTTTCTCATACCATCCTGATGTTCGATGCTTATCATGATGTCGCCACCAAGATGAAGGCCGGTAATGCCCATGCGAAGAAGCTCATTGAATCTTGGGCTGCTGGCGAATGGTTTACTGCACGCCCTAAACTTGCTGATGAAATCCGTGTGGTGGTGTTTAAGGTCGCTGGTGAAACCAATACCGATGATCTCTCTCCTGCACAAGAAGCTTGGTCTCGTCCTGATATCCCGCAGCACGCCAAAGCGATGCTCGTGAACAAGATGCCAGAAGCGTTAAGTGTGATCGAAGCGCTCAAAGCCAAACACGGCTTACCACTTGCTTATGTGGGTGATGTGGTGGGGACTGGTTCATCACGCAAGTCAGCGATTAACTCATTACAGTGGTATATGGGTGATGACATCCCTAACATCCCAAACAAACGCACTGGCGGTATCGTCATTGGCAGTAAGATTGCCCCAATCTTCTTTAACACTGCAGAAGACTCTGGTGCTTTCCCGATTCAATGTGATGTCAGCAAACTCAATACCGGTGATGTGATTGTGATTCGTCCGTATCAAGGCACCATTACTAAAGATACAGGTAGTCAAGATACTGGAAACGCAGGCGACGTCCTCGCCACCTTCGACATGGCACCGCTCACCATTGCCGATGAGGTGCGAGCCGGCGGCCGTATCCCCCTCATCATTGGGCGTGGCTTAACAACGAATGCACGCACGACATTAGGCTTACCCCCATCAGATCTCTTCATTCACCCCATTGCCCCTAAAGATACTGGCAAGGGTTATACGCTTGCCCAGAAGATGGTGGGCCGTGCTTGTGGGTTACCTGAAGGCGTAGGTGTACGTCCTGGTACTTACTGTGAACCGAAAGCCACCACCGTTGGCTCTCAAGACACCACAGGCGGCATGACCCGTGACGAACTTAAAGAACTCGCTTGCTTAGGCTTTAGCGCTGACTTAGTCATGCAAAGCTTCTGTCATACCGCCGCTTATCCTAAGCCTGTGGATATTAAGCTACAACACAGCTTGCCTGAGTTTATGTCTAGCCGTGGCGGTGTATCGCTGCGTCCTGGTGATGGCGTGATCCACTCTTGGCTTAACCGTATGGTGTTACCCGATACGGTCGGCACAGGGGGCGACTCACATACCCGTTTCCCCATTGGCATTTCCTTCCCAGCAGGTTCAGGCTTAGTCGCCTTTGCGGCGGCCATGGGGGTGATGCCTCTTGATATGCCTGAATCAGTCTTAGTGCGCTTTAAAGGCGAGATGCAGCCTGGCATTACTTTACGAGACTTAGTGAACGCGATTCCCTATGTGGCCATTCAAGCTGGTGAACTCACGACCGATAAGAAAGGCAAGAAGAACGTCTTTAACGGCCGCGTACTCGAGATTGAAGGCTTACCTGACCTGAAGGTCGAACAAGCCTTTGAGTTTGCTGATGCTTCTGCTGAACGTTCAGCCAACGGCTGTACCGTGCGCTTAAACAAAGAACCCGTCATCGAGTTTTTAAAGTCCAACATCGTGCGTCGCCACCAAGATGAAGGCCGGTAA
- a CDS encoding DUF2914 domain-containing protein: MFKFLGQFLARFFKLDTTLSLKNLLPAIAFFGGFLWDALTIGRQINPSDLWFLAGYLLAAGLILYWMGHRSHAHASMSEMEQLKHSIRPEWQKNAPIFILQFLFGSLFSCLFIMYFKSANHFLALFWSLGLAFLLVANECIDHHYQRFTLTWALFGLCAILVFNFLLPFMLGSILAVWFYLSTFAGATLTHYLRKKTPGCPGRAWPVWAIAGVLSLAYILDFIPPVPLVKRDMQIGLNLEKSNGEMVISVEKSAWYKPWRLLSNDLHVPAGARVYCVSAVFAPSGINTSLYHRWERYDEKLGWQAASRIGFGLSGGRQGGFRGYTYKQNIQSGEWRIKVETEDGRTLTVYHFNLYTEPSTDTHLDARNI, encoded by the coding sequence GTGTTTAAGTTTCTGGGCCAATTTTTAGCACGATTCTTTAAGCTCGATACAACATTGAGCCTAAAGAATTTATTGCCAGCGATTGCATTCTTTGGGGGTTTTTTGTGGGATGCGCTTACCATTGGTCGCCAAATCAATCCTTCTGATTTGTGGTTTCTTGCAGGGTATTTACTTGCTGCAGGTTTGATTCTCTATTGGATGGGGCATAGAAGTCATGCGCATGCTTCCATGTCTGAAATGGAACAGCTGAAGCACTCCATTCGACCTGAGTGGCAAAAAAATGCGCCGATTTTTATCCTGCAATTTTTATTTGGTAGTTTGTTTAGCTGCTTATTTATTATGTATTTCAAAAGCGCGAACCACTTCCTTGCGCTCTTTTGGTCGCTGGGCTTGGCCTTTTTGCTTGTCGCAAATGAGTGTATTGACCATCACTATCAACGCTTTACCCTGACTTGGGCGCTTTTCGGCCTGTGTGCGATTTTAGTATTTAACTTTTTACTGCCTTTTATGCTGGGTAGTATTCTTGCTGTTTGGTTTTATTTGAGTACGTTCGCTGGCGCTACGCTGACGCATTATCTACGTAAAAAAACACCGGGATGCCCAGGTCGCGCATGGCCGGTTTGGGCGATTGCCGGCGTGTTAAGTCTGGCTTACATCTTAGATTTTATTCCCCCTGTCCCTTTAGTGAAGCGTGACATGCAAATCGGGCTGAATCTGGAAAAAAGTAATGGCGAGATGGTAATTTCGGTAGAAAAGTCCGCTTGGTATAAGCCTTGGCGTCTATTATCCAATGATCTTCATGTCCCTGCAGGAGCCCGTGTTTATTGTGTTTCAGCAGTGTTTGCGCCGAGTGGTATTAACACTTCGCTATATCATCGTTGGGAGCGTTACGATGAAAAGCTGGGCTGGCAAGCAGCTTCGCGGATTGGTTTTGGCTTATCAGGGGGCAGGCAGGGCGGCTTCCGTGGCTACACCTATAAACAGAATATTCAGTCCGGCGAATGGCGCATAAAAGTTGAAACGGAAGATGGAAGAACTTTAACCGTGTATCACTTTAATCTTTATACCGAGCCATCCACGGATACACATTTGGATGCCCGAAATATATAG